The nucleotide sequence CGCGGACCCCGGCGAGCGTGAACAGCTGCTGCACCGGCATTCCCCACACGTACATCCCGTAACTGGGATAGACCCACTGGTCGTAGCCGTCCAACCGGCGCGGCCAGTGGTACGCCCAGGTGATCGCGCCGTAGCCCGCGGCGATGGGCAGGATGAACCGCGTCGCGGGTTCGATGGGCGGGGTGAAGTTCGCGACGAGGTAGAGCGCCACCAGCGCGTACGCGACGGCCGGGCGCAACGGGATCAGGTCCCGGTAACCGTGCAGCAGCATGCCGAGGACGAACGCCACCAGGAACGCCACCATCGACCCCAGCGGCACGCTGAACAACGAGCCCGCGTCGCCGTGGAAACCCACCGAGGCCCCCATGATCCCGTCCGCCACCATGAACGCCAGCAGCAGCGGGAACAGCACGATCCGCCCGCGCGCGAGGCCGCCCACCAGGCCGATGACGAGCACGATCAGATATCCGGTGGTCTCCATCGGGAGCGTCCAGATCGAACCGTTCGCGGAGAACGGGTACGGGTTCTCGGTGAACACGCCCGGGAGCAGATGCTGCAACGGGTACAGCATCGCGTTGTTCACGACGTAGCCCCAGGTGTCGTGATTCCCCCAGTACTCGCGCGGGCTGAGCACCGTCACGAGTGGCCCGATCACGAACGCCGTCACCATGACCACGAACAGCAGCGGCGGCCAGATCCGCAACACCCGCTTGAGCAGGTACCGCCACCACGAGGAGTCCCGCCGCCAGCTGTCCGCGATCTGGTAGCCGCTCATGGCGAAGAAGCCCATGAGCGCGAAGTACCCCAGCGAGATGTTCCAGCTCGACGGCAGGCTGGTGATCCGGCTCGGTTCGATGATCGGGAAACAGTGCTCGAAGACGACCAGGATCGCCCCGACCATCCGCAGCCACGCGAACCCGGTGTCCGGTTTCGCGTACGTCTTCGCGCCCGGGCTGCTCATGGGCCACCGTCGGCGAGCGTGTACCGGCGCTCGCGGATCATCCGGATGTCCCCGGCCCACGGCACACACCGCACACCCATCCGATCAACCGCCATGCGCGGGAGATTACCGGGGCCTTGCCGGGCCCATACGAGATACCGATACTTTTGGTGGGAAAGTATCTATACCAATCCTCGCCGAACACTGAGAGCACAGAAGGAGCGACCCACGGTGACCGAGTCCGATCGTTCACGCCGGGAACGCAAGCTGGGGCTCGTGGTGATCGTGGCGTTGTTCCTCGTCCTGGAGGCCGCCGTGATCGGTTACCTCGTCACGTCGAACTGAGCGGCTGTCAGGCGTTCACCGGACTCCCGTGCCCCAAGGCTTATGACGCCAATGCCGTGCGGGAAGGCCACCGTGCCCGGACTCGGCGATCGCCACGCACACCAGGTGTCACAACGGCTGAGCGTGAGGGGCTAGACCCGCTCCAGCTCGAAGACCGGGATGACGCGGCGGGTCTTGCTCTGGTACTCGGCGAACTGCGGCATGACGGCGGACTGCCTGGCGTAGACCTCGTCGCGCTCGGCGCCGGCGAGCAACCGTGCGCGGACCGGGAAGGTCTCGGTGCCGAGTTCGACCTTCGTGTCCGGATTGGCCACCAGGTTGTGGAACCATGCCGGGTTGTCGTCCGAGCCGCCCTTGCTCGCGAAGATGAAGATCCGGTCGCCTTCGAGCAGCGGGACGAGCGGCGCGATCCGCTGAGTGCCGGACTTCGCGCCGGTGTGGTGGACCAGGACGAGCGGGTAGCCCTCGAACATGCCGCCCGCCTTCCCGCCGGTCTCGCGGAACTCGGCGATCACGGTGCGGTTGATCTGATCGAAGTCGAACGTGTCAGTCATGACCTTGATCGTATGACGCACCCGGTGACCGTATCGATACCTGAAAACGCCACGAAGATATCCACCTGTAGCACTACCCTCGGTGCCATGGACCTGTTGGCCGAAGCACTCGCCGTGGGCGGGGTCCGCGGCGCCGCCGGAGCGCGGATCGAGGCGTCCGGACCGTGGGGCATCCTCTGGCACGGCATCACCCGCGCGGCCTTCTACGCCGTCACCTGCGGCACCGCCTGGCTGGAACTGGCCGGGCACCCGCCGCGGCAGCTCATGCCCGGCGACGTCGTCCTGTTGCCGAACGGCCCGGAGCACACTCTGCGCAGCGCTCCGGACGTCGCGATCATTCCCAACCTGTGCACGGCGGCGGAGAAGGCGCGAGCCTGCGGCGGCGTGTTGCGCCTCGGGTCCGGCGAGGTGGACACCCATGTCCTCGGCGCGTCCTACGACTACGACCCGGCGGTGTCCACCCAGGTGCTGGCCACCCTGCCCGAGCTGGTGCACATCCGCGCGAACCATGTCGGCGGTGGACTGGACGACACCGTCCGCCTGTTGTCGCGGGAACTGGCCTCTCCGCAGATCGCCACCGAATTCGTCCTCAACCGGCTCGTCGACATCCTGCTGGTCCAGTTGCTTCGCGCGTGGCGAACCGAGAAACCGGCCGAGGCGCGGGGAACCTGGCTCGGCGTCCTCGGCGATCCGCTGATCAGCGTGGCGCTGGCGAAGATCCACGAGGACCCGGCGAAACCATGGACCACCGACCTGCTCGCGACGGAGCTGGCGACCTCGCGCAGCACGCTGACCCGGCGCTTCCGCGAAACCACCGGCCGGACGCCGGGCGAGTACCTGACCCAGTGGCGGATGGACCTGGCCGCCGTCCGGCTGCGCGACACCGACGCCACCGTGGACACCATCGCCCACTCGGCCGGCTACACCTCGGTGTACGCGTTCAGCCGGGCCTTCCGCCGCGCTCGCCGTCAGGCTCCCGGGCAGTACCGGGCCTCGACACGGGGTCGTGCGTGATTCGGAGTCGTTCTAACGACCCGGCCGGGTGACGGGAACGACCTCGAGAAGTTCCTTCAGGCCTTCGAAATCCTGCGGATTGGTGGTGTACAACGGCATCCGGTGCGCGATGGCCACGCTCGCGATCATCAGATCGGCCATCCGCCGCCGGGGCGTCCTGCCCATCGCGAGCACGGACGCCGACACCCTGCCGAAGATCCTGGCCGCTTCGGTGCCGAAGGGCAGCGGGTCGAATTCGGACTCCACTCGTTGCAGCAGATCCGTACGCCGGGCCCGCTCGGCCGGATCGGTGGCGTAGTGCGGGCCCGCCGACAGTTCCGCGAGCGTGATCGTGCTGATCGACATCAGATCCGGCAGCTGGGCGTGGTCGATCGTCCGCCGGAGGATGAGGATGTTCGTGTCGAGCAGGCCGTGGACCTCAGCGGCCATAGGGATCTTCCGCCTCGCCTTCGAAAGCGTCGTCGAGGTCCGCGCGGAACCCGTCCGGGTCGATGAGCGGAGCGTTGGCCGAGCCGGTGGCGAACTGGTCGCGGGAAACGGCGTGACGGCGGCACAGCGGGACCAGCTGGGCGATGGGCGAACCACTGCGGGTCACGGTGAAGGTCTCCCCGTGCTCGACCGCGTCCATGATCTCGCCGGACCGGTTCCGGAGATCACGCTGGGAGATCTCGTGCTGAACGCTCATAAGCGCACTATAGCGCTCATGTGCCCCGGAGTGCCACACGGTGCCACCTAGGCGGTCTCCTCTTCCGGTTCTGGCTCGTCCGACGGCCGCGTGAACAGCCGCGTCGCCGAAAGCCGCGCGACGCCGTCCGGCTCGCCGAGTTCGTCGGTCGCGTTCCGGATCGTCGCGTCGACGGACAGGTACTTGCGCCCCGCCCGCAGGTCCGCGTCGTTGCGCAACCGCACGATCAGCGGGAACTCGCTCAGCGCGCCGGCGTCGAACAGGCCGGTGGTGTAGATCAGCTGGACGCCCAGCGCCTCCGCGACCGCGCGCTGCAGTTCCAGCAGGTAGCCCGCCGACGCGCGGCCGATCGGATTGTCGAGGAACAGCACGCCGGAATGCCGGTTGCGGGCCTTGCCGCGGTTGTTCGCCCGCAGCGCCGCCAGGGTGCAGTACAGGATGATCGCCGCGGTCAGCTGCTGCCCGCCGGAGAAGACGTCCCTGATCTCGGAGACGCGCTGCCGCTCGGTCCGCAGCACGGAGTCCGGCTTCAGCATGTCGACCCGGAAACCCTTGGGAGCGGCGGCCTGCACGCCGCGCAGCACGAGGGATAGCCCGTCCCGCTTGACATCCCGGCCGTCGGAGGTCTTCCCCACCGCGGCCTCGTCGACGACCTCGCCCAGTTTCTCGGCGAGCACGTTCTCCTCGAGTTCGGTGAAGCGGATCCGCAGGAACTCCTGGCCCGACCAGTCGCCGAGACCGTCCGGCAACCGCGAAACCCGTTGTGCCGCACGGAGAGTTCGCAGCGCACCGTCGACCATGCCCTGCAGGCGGGTGATGATGCCGCCGCGGTGCCGGTCGATCTGCGCGAGATCGTCGGTGAGCGTGCGCAGCCGGGGCCGCAGCGCCTCCGCCCATTCCGCGGCGTGGGCGGGCAGCTGATCACGGCGGACCGAGATCACCTGCTGCCGCACCGGTGTGCTGAGCTTCTCGAAGCGCTTGTCCGTGGCGTACTGCGCCAGCTGGTCGGCCGCGGCCCGCACCCGGCGGTCACCCGCGTCGGCGGCGTCCTGCGCCTCGGTGAGCGAGGTGTTGAGCCGGGAGTGCTTGGCGCGCGCGGATTCGACATCACCGTCGAACGCCGCCTCTTCGTCGTCTTTGGACAAGAGGTGCGCCATGGATTCGGCGAGCAGGCCGAAGCCGGACGCGGAAACCTTCGCGGACTCCAGCGTCGCTTCGGCCGCGGCGCGGCGCTTCTGCAGTTCCTCCCATTTCCGCGCGGCGGCGGACACTTCGAGGCTCGCCTCGTCGATCAGCTCCAGGCCGTGCTCGATGTCTCTCGGCCGCGCGTCGGAAGCGATCGCGGACGGCTGTTCCGGCAACTGGCCCAGTTCCGCCTTGCGGGTCGCGACGAGCCCGACGATCTCGGTGCGCTCCTCCTCCAGCACCGCGACCGCGCGGTTCGCCCGCGCCTGCGCCGCCGCCCGCGCCGAAGCGTCGGAACCGTCCGGCGTCTCCAGCAACGCCGAGGCCCGCTCGCGGACGGCGTCGTCCAGCGCCTCCACGGCCGCCCGCGCGGACGCCTCGACACTCTCGGCCTGGTCGAGTTCGGCACGGAGGTCGCTGCCGACCTCCACCTTCGCGTACGCCTCCGAAGCCGACGCGAATGTCCTCCGCAACGCGTCCACCGGTT is from Amycolatopsis lurida and encodes:
- a CDS encoding acyltransferase family protein; protein product: MSSPGAKTYAKPDTGFAWLRMVGAILVVFEHCFPIIEPSRITSLPSSWNISLGYFALMGFFAMSGYQIADSWRRDSSWWRYLLKRVLRIWPPLLFVVMVTAFVIGPLVTVLSPREYWGNHDTWGYVVNNAMLYPLQHLLPGVFTENPYPFSANGSIWTLPMETTGYLIVLVIGLVGGLARGRIVLFPLLLAFMVADGIMGASVGFHGDAGSLFSVPLGSMVAFLVAFVLGMLLHGYRDLIPLRPAVAYALVALYLVANFTPPIEPATRFILPIAAGYGAITWAYHWPRRLDGYDQWVYPSYGMYVWGMPVQQLFTLAGVRDSYLLIVLAVPTAYVCGVVSWRLIERPTQKLRIYLRVPDESRSADGRPAPNPDTEVTQVIPAVPPAPNPDTEITQVIRAVPPASPPRRPAPQVARFRPRPGASVPPLAHGRERRN
- a CDS encoding nitroreductase family deazaflavin-dependent oxidoreductase, whose translation is MTDTFDFDQINRTVIAEFRETGGKAGGMFEGYPLVLVHHTGAKSGTQRIAPLVPLLEGDRIFIFASKGGSDDNPAWFHNLVANPDTKVELGTETFPVRARLLAGAERDEVYARQSAVMPQFAEYQSKTRRVIPVFELERV
- a CDS encoding AraC family transcriptional regulator; translated protein: MDLLAEALAVGGVRGAAGARIEASGPWGILWHGITRAAFYAVTCGTAWLELAGHPPRQLMPGDVVLLPNGPEHTLRSAPDVAIIPNLCTAAEKARACGGVLRLGSGEVDTHVLGASYDYDPAVSTQVLATLPELVHIRANHVGGGLDDTVRLLSRELASPQIATEFVLNRLVDILLVQLLRAWRTEKPAEARGTWLGVLGDPLISVALAKIHEDPAKPWTTDLLATELATSRSTLTRRFRETTGRTPGEYLTQWRMDLAAVRLRDTDATVDTIAHSAGYTSVYAFSRAFRRARRQAPGQYRASTRGRA
- a CDS encoding type II toxin-antitoxin system VapC family toxin; translated protein: MAAEVHGLLDTNILILRRTIDHAQLPDLMSISTITLAELSAGPHYATDPAERARRTDLLQRVESEFDPLPFGTEAARIFGRVSASVLAMGRTPRRRMADLMIASVAIAHRMPLYTTNPQDFEGLKELLEVVPVTRPGR
- a CDS encoding type II toxin-antitoxin system Phd/YefM family antitoxin produces the protein MSVQHEISQRDLRNRSGEIMDAVEHGETFTVTRSGSPIAQLVPLCRRHAVSRDQFATGSANAPLIDPDGFRADLDDAFEGEAEDPYGR